In Luteitalea sp. TBR-22, one genomic interval encodes:
- a CDS encoding DUF1080 domain-containing protein — protein sequence MRIRLSLTAALVGAALLLAPLAVTRLEAQDGWISIFDGKSLDGWKVGENAATFKVEEGHIVVFGPRAHLYYMGPVQNHVFTDFEWKADVMTFPGSNSGMYFHTEYQEGGWPQKGYEVQVNNSHTDPIRTGSLYNIVNVMNTAPARDNEWFTQHIIVKGKTVTIKVNGKTTVEYTEPAGVQRPADMAGRLISKGTFALQGHDPKSRVHYKNIMVKPL from the coding sequence ATGCGCATCCGTCTGTCCCTGACCGCCGCGCTCGTCGGCGCCGCCCTGCTCCTCGCTCCCCTCGCCGTCACGCGCCTCGAGGCGCAGGACGGCTGGATCTCGATCTTCGACGGCAAGTCGCTCGACGGCTGGAAGGTCGGCGAGAACGCGGCCACGTTCAAGGTCGAGGAAGGGCACATCGTCGTGTTCGGGCCGCGCGCCCACCTGTACTACATGGGGCCCGTGCAGAATCACGTGTTCACCGACTTCGAGTGGAAGGCCGACGTCATGACGTTCCCGGGCTCGAACTCGGGCATGTACTTCCACACCGAATACCAGGAGGGTGGCTGGCCGCAGAAGGGCTACGAGGTGCAGGTCAACAACTCGCACACCGACCCGATCCGTACCGGCAGCCTCTACAACATCGTCAATGTGATGAACACGGCGCCGGCCAGGGACAACGAGTGGTTCACCCAGCACATCATCGTGAAGGGCAAGACCGTCACCATCAAGGTGAATGGCAAGACCACCGTGGAGTACACCGAGCCGGCCGGGGTGCAGCGTCCCGCGGACATGGCCGGACGCCTGATTTCGAAGGGGACCTTCGCGCTGCAGGGCCACGACCCGAAGAGCCGCGTGCACTACAAGAACATCATGGTGAAGCCGCTGTAA
- a CDS encoding glycosyl hydrolase, which yields MTSRVRLSAGLVVALAAVAVVIAQEHVPNADRSSAVWRVFEHPPDEARVMMRWWWFGPTVTPAGLDRDLQAMRDGGLGGVEVQPVYPLTLDGDAPASQVRPFLSPAFLEALAHARAAAARLGLRFDLTLGSGWPFGGPSVNVADAAGALRIETLLVPAGSRAVGLPVVGAGERLLAVYLTAGTAAPTSPDAFRRLDGTPAEGRLPLPASLDQPHQAWVFVASRTGMMVKRPAIGGEGFVLDHYDRGALDRYLGQVGAPLLDALASSRPYAIFCDSLEVFGSDWTPGLLDAFTARYGYDLREHLPALVAGDDDHSRGVRHDWGQLLTERLETEFLGPLAQWAHAHDTRLRVQTYGIPPARPSSAGLVDLPEGEGAQWRTVTSVRWASSAAHVFGRPVTSSETWTWLHSPSLAATPLDVKVEADRHFLQGVTQLIGHGWPNTPAGVDWPGARFYAASVLSDANPWWIVMPDLARYLQRTSAVLRLGTSVNDVALYLPTSDAWSRMRPGKVHLFEMLRDHVGTTLVGSLLDAGFGFDVVDDARLQVDARVDGRELVVGKSRFRAVVVPDAAIVPPQTMDLLVSFARAGGTVVATRQVPSRAPGFRAGADAHAHVARASQTLFGSGLAGGRLVERDEDLGARLSAQVTPDVQWQSDAQAIGFVHRRVDDTDVYFVANTTNRRVRTAAAFRVTATRAEKWDPRTGDRQALTLTPGSTTTSVEIALEPYASVFIVFDGGGASPASTDACVSRGTRVLADGWRLEAPDGSRSMPALTSWHELPGMRFHSGVVTYRRDVEVGADVLAGGCPVWLDFGEGSPHPEEKLTNGMRAWLDAPVRDGAVVAVNGREVGAVWTAPFRVDMRGALQPGRNTLEVRVGNTALNRWAERPQPDYRLLHLRHGKRFEPQDIDKVVPQPSGIIGTPRLVW from the coding sequence ATGACGTCCCGTGTCCGCTTGTCGGCGGGGTTGGTCGTGGCGCTCGCCGCGGTGGCGGTGGTCATCGCGCAGGAGCACGTGCCCAACGCCGACAGGTCTTCGGCCGTGTGGCGCGTGTTCGAGCACCCGCCCGACGAGGCGCGCGTGATGATGCGCTGGTGGTGGTTCGGGCCCACCGTGACGCCTGCCGGCCTCGATCGCGATCTGCAGGCGATGCGCGACGGCGGACTCGGCGGCGTCGAGGTCCAGCCCGTCTATCCACTCACCCTCGACGGCGACGCGCCAGCCTCGCAGGTGCGGCCGTTCCTGTCGCCGGCATTCCTCGAGGCGCTCGCGCATGCGCGCGCCGCGGCCGCCCGGCTCGGCTTGCGTTTCGATCTCACCCTGGGCAGCGGCTGGCCCTTCGGGGGCCCGAGCGTGAACGTCGCGGATGCCGCTGGGGCGTTGCGAATCGAGACACTATTGGTGCCGGCAGGTTCGCGCGCGGTCGGGCTGCCCGTGGTCGGGGCCGGGGAGCGTCTCCTCGCGGTGTACCTGACCGCTGGCACTGCTGCTCCGACGAGCCCCGACGCGTTCCGTCGACTCGACGGCACGCCGGCCGAGGGACGGCTCCCGTTGCCCGCCTCGCTCGACCAGCCTCACCAGGCATGGGTGTTCGTCGCCAGCCGCACCGGCATGATGGTCAAGCGCCCCGCCATCGGCGGCGAAGGCTTCGTGCTCGACCACTACGACCGCGGCGCGCTCGACCGGTATCTCGGCCAGGTCGGCGCGCCGCTGCTCGATGCCCTCGCCTCGTCGCGTCCGTACGCCATCTTCTGCGACAGCCTGGAGGTGTTCGGATCCGACTGGACGCCCGGGCTGCTCGATGCGTTCACGGCGCGATACGGCTACGACCTGCGCGAGCACCTGCCGGCGCTGGTGGCCGGCGACGACGACCACAGCCGCGGGGTGCGACACGACTGGGGCCAACTCCTCACCGAGCGCCTCGAGACGGAGTTCCTCGGCCCGCTGGCGCAGTGGGCCCACGCGCACGACACGCGGCTCCGCGTGCAGACGTACGGCATCCCGCCGGCGCGTCCGTCGAGCGCCGGGCTCGTCGACCTGCCCGAAGGCGAAGGCGCGCAGTGGCGCACGGTCACCTCGGTACGCTGGGCCTCGTCTGCCGCGCACGTCTTCGGCCGTCCCGTCACCTCGTCGGAGACGTGGACGTGGCTGCATTCGCCGTCGTTGGCCGCGACGCCGCTCGACGTGAAGGTCGAGGCCGACCGGCATTTCCTGCAAGGCGTCACGCAACTGATCGGGCACGGCTGGCCGAACACGCCAGCGGGCGTCGACTGGCCCGGGGCGCGTTTCTACGCCGCGTCGGTGCTGAGCGACGCCAACCCGTGGTGGATCGTGATGCCCGACCTCGCGCGGTACCTGCAGCGCACGAGCGCCGTGCTGCGGCTGGGCACGTCGGTCAACGACGTCGCGTTGTACCTGCCCACGAGCGACGCGTGGTCGCGGATGCGGCCCGGCAAGGTCCACCTCTTCGAGATGCTGCGCGATCACGTCGGGACGACGCTGGTGGGCAGCCTGCTCGATGCCGGCTTCGGCTTCGACGTCGTCGACGACGCCCGCCTGCAGGTCGACGCGCGCGTCGACGGTCGCGAACTCGTCGTCGGCAAGTCGCGCTTCAGGGCGGTCGTCGTGCCCGATGCGGCGATCGTGCCGCCACAGACCATGGACCTCCTGGTGTCGTTCGCGCGCGCCGGCGGCACCGTGGTCGCGACGCGGCAGGTGCCGTCGCGGGCCCCGGGCTTCCGAGCGGGTGCCGACGCGCACGCGCATGTGGCGCGGGCGTCGCAGACGTTGTTCGGCAGTGGCCTGGCCGGCGGTCGCCTGGTGGAACGCGACGAGGACCTCGGCGCGCGGCTGTCGGCGCAGGTCACGCCCGACGTGCAGTGGCAGTCCGATGCGCAGGCAATCGGCTTCGTGCACCGCCGCGTCGACGACACCGACGTGTACTTCGTCGCGAACACCACGAACCGACGGGTGCGTACCGCAGCCGCGTTTCGCGTCACGGCCACGCGAGCGGAGAAGTGGGATCCACGAACCGGCGACCGGCAGGCGCTGACGCTCACGCCGGGCAGTACGACGACCTCGGTGGAGATCGCGCTCGAACCCTATGCGTCAGTGTTCATCGTGTTCGATGGCGGCGGCGCCTCGCCGGCGTCGACTGACGCGTGCGTGTCGCGAGGCACCCGGGTACTCGCCGACGGGTGGCGGCTGGAGGCGCCTGACGGCTCGCGCTCGATGCCGGCCCTCACCTCATGGCACGAGCTGCCCGGGATGCGGTTCCATTCGGGCGTGGTCACCTACAGGCGCGACGTCGAGGTCGGAGCCGACGTGCTGGCGGGCGGATGCCCCGTCTGGCTCGACTTCGGCGAGGGCTCACCGCATCCGGAAGAGAAGCTGACCAATGGGATGCGCGCCTGGCTCGACGCGCCAGTGCGCGACGGTGCCGTGGTCGCCGTGAACGGACGCGAGGTGGGGGCCGTGTGGACCGCGCCGTTCCGCGTCGACATGCGTGGTGCCTTGCAGCCCGGCCGCAACACCCTCGAGGTGCGGGTGGGCAACACCGCCTTGAACCGGTGGGCGGAACGGCCGCAGCCGGACTATCGACTGCTGCACCTGCGCCACGGCAAGCGGTTCGAACCGCAGGACATCGACAAGGTGGTGCCGCAGCCGAGCGGGATCATCGGCACGCCGCGGCTGGTGTGGTGA
- a CDS encoding BlaI/MecI/CopY family transcriptional regulator, whose product MHALTPKRPGEQELALLTWLADHPAITVGEVADQYGAARGLARSTVLTMMERLRKKGHLTRRRVQGLFRYSAGAGPDAVLKEAVGSFVSRTLGGSVSPFVAYLSDDAEVTPEELAELEALVARLQTRARKP is encoded by the coding sequence ATGCACGCCCTGACCCCCAAGCGCCCCGGCGAGCAGGAACTCGCCCTCCTCACCTGGCTGGCCGATCACCCCGCCATCACCGTGGGCGAGGTCGCCGATCAGTACGGCGCCGCGCGGGGGCTGGCGCGCTCGACGGTGCTCACGATGATGGAGCGCCTTCGGAAGAAGGGACACCTCACACGTCGCCGGGTGCAGGGCCTCTTCCGCTACTCGGCCGGCGCGGGGCCCGACGCGGTGCTCAAGGAGGCGGTCGGGAGTTTCGTGTCGCGGACCCTCGGCGGCTCGGTGTCGCCGTTTGTGGCCTATCTCAGTGACGACGCCGAGGTCACGCCGGAGGAGCTGGCCGAACTCGAGGCACTGGTGGCGCGGCTGCAGACAAGGGCGAGGAAGCCATGA
- a CDS encoding M56 family metallopeptidase, with product MILLLPLLDGLRTGALALVVTVLQASVEAAAVAAVVWATCRALPALPAHVRAWLWWLVSLKLLLGLLPVPGLGVPLLPAPVTEARPMGPAAAPVPASVLAGTPRRDASAGDDRRPATIHAPQAAVPIARLPYASLWPVALAAAWLLIVVVQLRGLGRALAHARQLRGQATPVGAPIARRVAVLVERFALRVVPRVLASRLAAGPLLTGVLRPAILLPADGVERLTREHLDLVLGHELAHVRRGDLAWGWVPAVASRLFAFDPVARLAAREYLAAREEACDAEVLQTLDVAPADYGRMLVTLGVATTDDVLAAAGASPSFVMLKRRLTMLDRSRTPASRWWWMLAAATAACVPLTVVAQPSAPPPPVPPPAAVAPVAPVTAVGAAPLPDMPVPPVPPPPPAAPPAEPTQPGDVPPAPPAPPAPPAPPVPPAPDEGQEVRHGSHRLRTPWVLVSPDERDLRMGDSRQRAAAERQRQSPSDRFLWFEHEGREYVTRDAATIQAVRDAFAPLKAIGAEMGRVGERMGAQGRTQGDLGARQGELGARQAELSARMAQVAAERAARVHVHMQEVQHAGADGRLTEADRARLEEARARLRELSARDTAEARRSEEELHAKIRELADQQRALGEQMRTLSRPMSQYGAEMRALGKQLEAALDEADGRATATLGAAIANGKATPAK from the coding sequence ATGATCCTGCTCCTGCCGCTGCTCGACGGGCTGCGCACCGGCGCACTGGCCCTCGTGGTGACCGTCCTGCAGGCCTCGGTGGAGGCAGCCGCCGTCGCGGCCGTCGTCTGGGCCACGTGCCGGGCGCTGCCTGCCCTGCCGGCACACGTGCGAGCGTGGCTCTGGTGGCTGGTGTCGCTGAAGCTGCTCCTCGGCCTGCTGCCGGTGCCCGGCCTCGGCGTCCCGCTCTTGCCCGCGCCGGTCACCGAGGCGCGACCGATGGGGCCTGCGGCGGCCCCGGTCCCCGCGTCGGTCCTCGCCGGGACGCCGCGTCGCGACGCGAGCGCGGGCGACGACCGCCGGCCCGCCACGATCCACGCTCCCCAGGCAGCGGTCCCGATCGCCAGGCTGCCGTACGCGTCGCTGTGGCCGGTGGCGCTCGCCGCCGCGTGGCTCCTGATCGTCGTTGTCCAGCTCCGCGGCCTGGGCCGCGCCCTCGCACACGCCCGGCAGTTGCGCGGGCAGGCCACGCCGGTCGGCGCGCCCATCGCCCGACGCGTCGCCGTGCTCGTGGAGCGATTCGCGCTGCGGGTCGTGCCTCGCGTGCTCGCGTCGCGACTGGCGGCAGGGCCGCTGCTGACCGGCGTGTTGCGACCGGCGATCCTGCTGCCCGCCGACGGCGTGGAGCGGCTCACGCGGGAGCACCTGGACCTCGTGCTCGGTCACGAACTGGCGCACGTACGGCGCGGCGACCTCGCCTGGGGCTGGGTGCCGGCCGTGGCCTCGCGCCTGTTCGCCTTCGATCCCGTGGCGCGCCTCGCGGCGCGCGAGTACCTGGCCGCGCGCGAGGAAGCCTGCGACGCGGAGGTGCTGCAGACCCTCGACGTGGCACCGGCCGACTACGGCCGGATGCTCGTCACGCTCGGAGTGGCCACCACAGACGACGTGCTTGCGGCCGCGGGCGCGTCTCCCTCGTTCGTCATGCTCAAGAGGAGACTCACGATGCTCGATCGTTCTCGCACCCCAGCCTCGCGCTGGTGGTGGATGCTCGCTGCCGCCACGGCCGCGTGCGTGCCGCTCACGGTGGTCGCGCAGCCGTCGGCGCCACCGCCCCCCGTGCCCCCGCCGGCCGCGGTCGCGCCGGTTGCCCCCGTGACTGCCGTCGGCGCCGCGCCACTTCCGGACATGCCCGTGCCGCCCGTGCCGCCACCACCGCCTGCCGCGCCGCCGGCCGAGCCGACACAGCCGGGCGACGTACCGCCCGCGCCTCCTGCCCCGCCGGCGCCACCGGCGCCGCCGGTCCCGCCGGCGCCAGATGAGGGCCAGGAGGTCCGTCACGGGTCACATCGTCTGCGCACGCCGTGGGTGCTCGTGTCCCCGGACGAACGCGATCTCCGCATGGGCGACTCGCGTCAGCGAGCGGCGGCCGAACGGCAGCGCCAGTCGCCGTCGGATCGCTTCCTGTGGTTCGAGCACGAAGGGCGTGAGTACGTGACGCGTGATGCGGCGACCATCCAGGCCGTGAGGGACGCGTTCGCGCCGCTGAAGGCCATCGGCGCCGAGATGGGCCGCGTCGGTGAGCGCATGGGCGCGCAGGGCAGGACGCAGGGCGACCTGGGCGCGCGTCAGGGCGAGCTCGGCGCCCGCCAGGCGGAGCTGTCGGCGCGGATGGCGCAGGTCGCCGCGGAACGCGCCGCCCGCGTCCACGTCCACATGCAGGAGGTGCAGCATGCCGGTGCCGACGGGCGACTCACCGAGGCCGACCGCGCCCGCCTCGAAGAGGCACGGGCCCGTCTCCGCGAGCTCTCCGCGCGCGACACGGCGGAGGCCCGGCGCTCCGAGGAGGAACTCCACGCGAAGATCAGGGAGCTCGCCGATCAGCAGCGCGCGCTCGGCGAGCAGATGCGCACCCTGTCCCGCCCGATGTCGCAGTACGGCGCCGAGATGCGGGCCCTCGGCAAGCAGCTCGAGGCCGCGCTGGACGAGGCCGATGGGCGCGCCACGGCCACCCTTGGCGCCGCGATCGCCAACGGCAAGGCCACGCCCGCGAAGTGA
- a CDS encoding lmo0937 family membrane protein — MLQTLIVVLVLLWLLGMVSSYTLGGFLHVLLVVALVLLVVRLATGRAVV; from the coding sequence ATGTTGCAGACGCTCATCGTCGTCCTGGTCCTGCTCTGGCTGCTCGGGATGGTGAGTTCGTACACCCTCGGCGGCTTCCTCCACGTGCTGCTCGTCGTGGCGCTGGTCCTGCTGGTCGTGCGCCTGGCCACCGGACGTGCCGTGGTCTGA
- a CDS encoding BON domain-containing protein, with the protein MRASASTLHEENDNVRTTMTMAAGVLLASLAAGCGPSAAERQAEEARKAAEAAAKQVETATAEAAKQVDAATREMGAKMEQAGAEMQKAAGDMAAAARTQGADAATDMMQAGANAAVAAAKVTQAAATAMTSAATTAAVKAALAGTAGLDASGIDVDTSADGKVVTLKGHVKSAAAKAAAEKSAHGAATTATVRNELVVK; encoded by the coding sequence ATGCGCGCGTCTGCGTCCACACTTCACGAGGAGAACGACAACGTGCGCACCACGATGACGATGGCGGCCGGCGTGCTGCTGGCGAGCCTGGCCGCGGGCTGCGGGCCGTCGGCGGCCGAGCGCCAGGCCGAGGAAGCCCGCAAGGCCGCCGAGGCCGCGGCCAAGCAGGTCGAGACCGCGACCGCCGAAGCCGCCAAGCAGGTCGATGCGGCAACCAGGGAAATGGGCGCCAAGATGGAGCAGGCCGGCGCCGAGATGCAGAAGGCGGCTGGCGACATGGCCGCGGCCGCCAGGACGCAAGGCGCCGACGCGGCGACCGACATGATGCAGGCGGGCGCCAATGCTGCCGTTGCGGCGGCCAAGGTGACACAGGCGGCGGCGACCGCGATGACGAGTGCCGCGACGACGGCCGCGGTGAAGGCGGCGCTGGCCGGGACCGCGGGGCTGGACGCCAGCGGCATCGACGTGGACACGTCAGCCGACGGCAAGGTCGTGACCCTGAAGGGCCACGTGAAGTCGGCGGCCGCGAAGGCGGCGGCCGAGAAGAGCGCGCACGGCGCCGCCACGACGGCCACCGTCAGGAACGAACTCGTCGTGAAGTAG
- a CDS encoding radical SAM protein, protein MEGIFPAWGRILRGYRPNLSIEITRECPLRCPGCYAYGDDHLGGDLTLRQMADLKGDALVAGVLEAVRIHKPLHLSIIGGEPLVRFRELDQLLPQLSAMGLYVQVVTSAVRPIPEAWARIPRLQIVVSIDGLAPEHDVRRAPATYDRILKHIAGHQITVHCTITRQIVQRDGYLEEFLDFWSANRDTRQVWFSLYTPQIGEESEERLRPEDRVRVVRNILDLRTRYPKLRMPKGMVEVYLKPPASPDDCTFAKTTLCVSSDLQRRITPCQFGGNPDCAQCGCIASAGLDAIARHHLPGGLRVGAIFDASFGIGRAVARLSGRGEKAPAAAASPAAAPVPDA, encoded by the coding sequence ATGGAAGGCATCTTCCCGGCGTGGGGCCGGATTCTGCGGGGATACCGCCCAAACCTGTCGATTGAAATCACTCGGGAATGTCCGCTGCGTTGCCCGGGCTGCTATGCCTACGGCGACGATCACCTCGGCGGCGACCTCACGCTGCGGCAGATGGCTGACCTCAAGGGCGACGCCCTGGTCGCCGGCGTGCTCGAGGCGGTCCGCATCCACAAGCCGCTGCACCTGTCGATCATCGGCGGCGAGCCGCTCGTGCGATTCCGCGAACTCGACCAACTGCTGCCGCAGTTGTCGGCCATGGGCCTTTACGTGCAGGTCGTCACCAGCGCGGTGCGCCCGATTCCCGAGGCGTGGGCGCGCATCCCGCGCCTGCAGATCGTGGTCTCGATCGACGGCCTGGCGCCCGAGCACGACGTGCGGCGCGCGCCGGCCACCTACGATCGCATCCTGAAGCACATCGCCGGGCACCAGATCACGGTGCACTGCACGATCACGCGGCAGATCGTGCAGCGCGATGGCTACCTCGAGGAATTCCTGGACTTCTGGTCGGCCAATCGCGACACGCGGCAGGTGTGGTTCAGCCTCTACACGCCGCAGATCGGCGAGGAGTCGGAGGAGCGTCTACGGCCGGAGGATCGGGTGCGCGTGGTGCGCAACATCCTCGACCTGCGCACGCGTTACCCGAAGTTGCGCATGCCCAAGGGGATGGTGGAGGTGTACCTCAAGCCGCCCGCCTCCCCGGACGACTGCACGTTCGCCAAGACGACGTTGTGCGTGTCGTCTGACCTGCAGCGCCGCATCACGCCGTGCCAGTTCGGCGGCAACCCCGACTGCGCGCAGTGCGGGTGCATCGCGTCGGCCGGGCTCGACGCCATCGCGCGCCACCACCTGCCGGGCGGGCTGCGCGTGGGAGCCATCTTCGACGCGTCGTTCGGCATCGGCCGCGCCGTCGCCCGCCTCTCGGGCCGCGGCGAGAAGGCCCCGGCGGCGGCAGCATCGCCCGCCGCGGCGCCCGTGCCTGACGCGTAA
- a CDS encoding DUF4190 domain-containing protein yields MPQQASKATMAVVVGVLGIVCCGFLAPVAWYLGNEELKHIDAGRIAESNRGMAQVAKILGIIGTILLGLALLWILFFGGMAVLGAMTGSM; encoded by the coding sequence GTGCCCCAGCAAGCCAGCAAGGCCACCATGGCCGTAGTCGTGGGCGTCCTCGGCATCGTCTGTTGTGGGTTCCTCGCGCCGGTGGCCTGGTACCTCGGCAACGAGGAACTGAAGCATATCGACGCCGGCCGCATCGCGGAGAGCAACCGGGGCATGGCGCAGGTGGCCAAGATCCTCGGCATCATCGGCACGATCCTGCTCGGGCTCGCCCTGCTCTGGATCCTGTTCTTCGGCGGGATGGCGGTGCTCGGAGCGATGACCGGCAGCATGTAG
- a CDS encoding DUF2752 domain-containing protein, giving the protein MAVRRTPGTVAAAIVLLLSATAVLYAVDPTQHRLTLPCPYLTLTGYACPGCGLTRSLHFLLHGDLARAFSFNPWGLVSGPALLLFVFLPAVTDEVRASRWRTALAWTMLVVTLAFWVWRNTTAYPFVRV; this is encoded by the coding sequence ATGGCGGTTCGCAGAACCCCGGGGACGGTGGCTGCGGCCATCGTCCTGCTCCTCTCGGCGACGGCGGTGCTGTATGCGGTCGACCCGACGCAGCACCGCCTGACGCTGCCCTGCCCGTACCTCACGCTCACCGGGTACGCCTGCCCGGGGTGCGGCCTGACGCGCAGCCTGCACTTCCTGCTGCACGGCGACCTGGCCCGCGCCTTCTCCTTCAATCCGTGGGGCCTGGTGAGCGGTCCTGCCCTGCTGCTGTTCGTGTTCCTGCCGGCCGTGACCGATGAGGTGCGGGCGTCGCGCTGGCGCACCGCGCTGGCCTGGACGATGCTGGTGGTGACGCTTGCGTTCTGGGTCTGGCGCAACACCACCGCGTACCCGTTCGTGCGCGTCTAA
- the msrA gene encoding peptide-methionine (S)-S-oxide reductase MsrA — MWFTRKSLHVPTAAEALPGRETPMPVPSRHHVLPAPLDGPFPAGSAFAQFAMGCFWGAERKFWQLPGVISTAVGYAGGYTPHPTYEEVCTGLTGHTEVVRVVYDPARIPYAELLKTFWENHDPTQGMRQGNDVGTQYRSLIGCYDAAQRAAADASRDAYQAALDEAGFGPITTEIVDAPTFYFAEAYHQQYLHTHPNGYCGLGGTDVACPIGVGV, encoded by the coding sequence ATGTGGTTCACGAGGAAATCGCTGCACGTGCCCACGGCGGCCGAGGCGTTGCCGGGACGTGAGACGCCGATGCCGGTGCCGTCGCGGCACCACGTGTTGCCGGCCCCGCTCGACGGGCCATTCCCGGCCGGCAGCGCCTTCGCGCAGTTCGCGATGGGCTGCTTCTGGGGGGCCGAGCGCAAGTTCTGGCAACTGCCCGGCGTGATCTCGACGGCGGTCGGGTACGCCGGCGGCTACACGCCGCACCCGACCTACGAGGAGGTCTGCACGGGACTGACCGGGCACACCGAGGTGGTGCGCGTCGTGTACGACCCGGCGCGGATCCCGTATGCGGAGTTGCTGAAGACGTTCTGGGAGAATCACGACCCGACGCAGGGGATGCGTCAGGGCAACGACGTCGGCACGCAGTACCGCTCGCTCATCGGGTGCTACGACGCCGCGCAGCGTGCCGCCGCCGATGCGTCACGCGACGCCTACCAGGCTGCGCTCGATGAGGCCGGCTTCGGCCCGATCACGACCGAGATCGTCGATGCGCCGACGTTCTACTTCGCCGAGGCGTACCACCAGCAGTACCTGCACACCCACCCGAACGGCTATTGCGGCCTCGGCGGCACCGATGTCGCGTGCCCGATCGGCGTCGGGGTGTGA